In Paenibacillus sp. J23TS9, a single genomic region encodes these proteins:
- a CDS encoding YebC/PmpR family DNA-binding transcriptional regulator produces MGRKWNNIKEKKASKDANTSRVYAKFGREIYVVAKQGEPDPESNRALKVVLERAKTYNVPKAIIDRALEKARGNSDEVYDELRYEGFGPNGSMVIVDALTNNVNRTASEVRSTFSKNGGNLGVSGSVAYMFDQTAVIGVEGKTADEVLELMMEADVDVRDIVEEDEAVIVYAEPDQFQAVQDAFKTIGITEFTVAELTMLAQNYLTIPEEAQAQFDKLIDTLEDLEDVQQVYHNVEFED; encoded by the coding sequence ATGGGTCGTAAATGGAATAATATCAAGGAAAAGAAAGCTTCGAAAGATGCAAATACAAGCCGTGTATATGCCAAGTTTGGACGTGAAATCTACGTAGTGGCCAAGCAAGGCGAGCCGGATCCAGAATCCAACCGCGCTTTGAAGGTAGTTCTTGAACGCGCCAAAACGTACAATGTACCGAAAGCTATTATTGACCGTGCATTGGAAAAAGCGAGAGGCAACTCGGATGAAGTGTATGATGAGCTTCGTTACGAAGGCTTCGGACCAAACGGTTCGATGGTTATTGTGGATGCACTGACCAACAACGTGAACCGTACGGCTTCTGAAGTGCGTTCCACATTCAGCAAAAATGGCGGTAACCTTGGAGTCAGCGGCTCTGTAGCCTATATGTTTGATCAAACAGCAGTTATCGGCGTTGAAGGTAAAACAGCAGATGAAGTGCTGGAACTGATGATGGAAGCGGACGTTGACGTGCGTGACATCGTGGAAGAAGATGAAGCGGTTATCGTATATGCTGAGCCGGATCAATTCCAGGCGGTTCAAGATGCCTTCAAAACGATAGGTATTACTGAGTTTACCGTTGCGGAACTGACTATGCTGGCACAAAATTATCTCACCATTCCAGAAGAGGCTCAAGCACAATTCGATAAATTGATCGATACGCTGGAGGATTTGGAAGATGTTCAACAGGTTTACCACAACGTTGAATTTGAAGACTGA
- a CDS encoding LacI family DNA-binding transcriptional regulator, whose product MAKLKDIAERVGVSISTVSRAISNDMNRPVNEETKRKIREAAFELGYRIHEERSNERMPGSTPMHIACVIPQKLSENHPYFTEVLAGFHDRMNELGHPPAIVRTADEVSDSDRIKTLIKEAGIQGVVVISWYDQELIELLEKESITVLGVSLNDERLSVPVVDCDRILSARTAVQHLVEQGHRRIGYIGGPAYSSKMDNDERFVGYKFAMMEAGLSLPEEWIINTNWNVDWSYNMLTELLTSQPRSEWPTAIFCASDMLAIPAMRAVVEQHGLIPQDIAFVGMDDISFAQYTNPPLTSVHVPKYEIGKVAAQFMIDYLNGDYPALPKILLPSRLVIRESSSYKRPE is encoded by the coding sequence TTGGCGAAGTTGAAAGACATTGCGGAGCGGGTTGGAGTATCTATATCAACCGTTTCCCGTGCCATCAGCAATGATATGAACCGTCCAGTCAATGAAGAAACAAAACGTAAAATTCGAGAAGCGGCTTTTGAGCTTGGATACCGTATTCACGAGGAGCGCAGCAATGAACGCATGCCGGGGAGCACTCCTATGCATATAGCCTGTGTGATACCGCAGAAGCTGAGCGAGAACCATCCATATTTTACGGAGGTGCTCGCAGGATTTCATGATCGAATGAATGAACTTGGTCATCCTCCGGCAATAGTGCGTACGGCGGATGAAGTAAGCGATTCCGATCGCATCAAGACGCTCATTAAGGAAGCCGGAATACAAGGAGTCGTCGTCATCAGCTGGTATGATCAGGAGCTGATTGAGCTGCTGGAGAAAGAAAGCATTACTGTGCTTGGCGTAAGCCTGAATGATGAAAGGTTATCGGTGCCCGTCGTGGATTGCGACCGAATTCTCTCGGCAAGAACAGCAGTCCAGCATCTGGTTGAACAGGGCCACCGCCGGATTGGTTATATCGGAGGCCCTGCTTACTCAAGTAAGATGGATAACGACGAACGATTTGTCGGATACAAATTCGCTATGATGGAAGCCGGTCTGAGTTTGCCGGAGGAGTGGATCATCAATACCAATTGGAATGTCGATTGGAGCTACAATATGCTCACGGAGCTTCTCACCAGTCAACCGAGAAGCGAATGGCCTACGGCCATTTTTTGCGCGAGCGATATGCTTGCCATTCCTGCTATGCGTGCAGTAGTGGAACAACATGGTCTGATTCCACAAGATATTGCATTTGTCGGCATGGATGATATCTCCTTCGCGCAATACACCAATCCACCATTAACTTCCGTGCATGTTCCAAAGTACGAAATCGGTAAGGTTGCAGCCCAATTTATGATTGATTACCTGAATGGAGACTACCCCGCACTCCCAAAAATTCTTTTGCCAAGCCGTTTGGTTATTCGGGAGTCTTCCAGTTATAAAAGGCCTGAATAA
- a CDS encoding ABC transporter permease, translated as MANAKISAIAGATPEAKRDSKLKWSRIARNWQLYLLIFPVVAYYILFHYVPMYGIQIAFKDFIATKGITGSPWIGTEHFERFFHSYFFWRLIKNTLGLGLYSLALGFPIPILLALLMNEAKSAKFKKFVQTVTYAPHFLSTVVVVGMMMIFLSPRYGIANHFITMFGGHPINFMAEPAWFKSLYVFSDVWQTMGWSSIIYLAALAGVDHQLHEAARVDGAGRLRRIWHINLPGIRPTIIILLILNIGSIMGIGFEKVLLMQNNLNMDTSDIIATYVYRAGIQGAEYSFSAAIGLFNSVINFILLISVNWASKRMSETSLW; from the coding sequence GTGGCCAATGCCAAGATATCTGCGATTGCAGGGGCAACGCCGGAGGCCAAGCGAGACTCCAAGCTAAAATGGAGCCGCATTGCGCGTAACTGGCAGTTATACTTGCTTATTTTTCCGGTCGTAGCTTATTACATTCTATTTCACTATGTGCCTATGTATGGTATTCAAATTGCCTTCAAGGACTTTATCGCCACCAAAGGGATCACGGGTAGTCCATGGATCGGCACGGAGCACTTCGAGCGTTTTTTTCACAGCTATTTCTTCTGGCGGCTTATTAAAAACACGCTGGGACTGGGACTCTATAGCCTTGCCTTAGGGTTTCCGATCCCGATCCTGCTGGCGCTCCTAATGAATGAGGCCAAATCGGCCAAATTCAAAAAGTTCGTTCAAACCGTTACTTATGCGCCGCATTTTTTATCTACGGTTGTGGTTGTCGGCATGATGATGATTTTTTTGTCTCCACGCTATGGGATCGCGAATCATTTCATCACCATGTTCGGTGGTCATCCGATCAATTTCATGGCGGAACCGGCCTGGTTCAAATCTCTGTACGTGTTCTCTGATGTATGGCAGACGATGGGCTGGAGCTCGATTATCTATTTGGCTGCACTGGCTGGGGTGGATCATCAACTCCATGAAGCGGCCCGTGTGGATGGAGCCGGCAGACTGCGGCGGATATGGCATATTAACCTCCCGGGTATTCGACCGACGATCATCATACTGCTCATTCTGAACATTGGCAGCATCATGGGGATCGGCTTTGAAAAAGTGCTCCTGATGCAAAACAACCTGAACATGGATACATCCGATATTATCGCAACCTATGTGTACCGTGCAGGTATACAGGGTGCTGAATACAGCTTCTCTGCTGCTATTGGATTATTCAACTCGGTAATCAATTTTATTTTACTGATAAGTGTTAACTGGGCTTCAAAACGCATGAGCGAAACCAGTCTGTGGTGA
- a CDS encoding carbohydrate ABC transporter permease: MLLESRGDRIFNVMIYIVLSLVTVIVLYPLVFVLSASFSDPQTVLRGEMLLWPKGINLNSYVKIFQNHDILTGYSNTLLYTSIGTLINLTMTILGAYPLSRKDFVGRNAIMALFVFTMFFGGGLIPTYLLIKDLGMLNSFWVMIIPNAVSIYNIIIMRTFFQQSIPYELQEAATIDGCSNIQILSRIILPLSMPIIAVMILFYAVSHWNAFFNALLYLSDKNKFPLQLILREILIQGQTSDMVKMSTESAIKQQREVEGIKYAVLVVANIPVLILYPFLQRYFVKGVMIGAIKG; encoded by the coding sequence ATGCTTTTGGAATCCCGTGGAGACCGTATTTTTAATGTTATGATCTATATCGTGCTAAGTCTTGTTACGGTCATTGTGCTGTACCCTTTGGTCTTCGTCTTGAGCGCTTCCTTTAGCGACCCGCAGACGGTTCTGCGCGGAGAGATGCTCCTCTGGCCGAAGGGAATCAATCTTAATTCTTACGTGAAGATTTTTCAAAATCATGATATTTTGACTGGCTATTCCAATACGCTCCTATACACCTCAATTGGTACGCTGATCAACCTGACTATGACCATCTTGGGGGCATATCCACTCTCAAGGAAGGATTTTGTGGGCCGGAATGCGATTATGGCTTTGTTCGTCTTTACGATGTTCTTCGGAGGCGGATTGATCCCGACCTACCTGCTTATTAAGGATCTGGGGATGCTGAATTCATTCTGGGTCATGATCATCCCCAATGCCGTATCGATTTACAACATCATCATCATGCGTACCTTCTTTCAGCAGTCGATTCCTTATGAATTGCAGGAGGCGGCAACGATAGATGGCTGTTCCAATATCCAGATTTTGTCCCGCATCATTCTACCGCTGTCCATGCCGATTATCGCGGTGATGATCCTCTTTTATGCCGTAAGTCATTGGAATGCTTTCTTTAACGCTCTGTTGTACCTATCGGATAAGAACAAATTCCCGCTTCAGTTGATATTGCGTGAAATTCTGATACAGGGTCAAACGAGCGATATGGTCAAAATGTCGACGGAGTCCGCGATCAAGCAGCAGCGGGAAGTCGAGGGTATCAAATACGCCGTGCTGGTCGTGGCCAATATTCCGGTGCTGATCCTGTATCCATTCCTGCAAAGATATTTTGTCAAAGGCGTGATGATTGGTGCCATCAAAGGGTAA
- a CDS encoding extracellular solute-binding protein encodes MKGNKRGKILLACMVTITVLAGCSSTKSADSGGGKAQDASEAKINPTGFPIMNESTTVSGFAAKFFANADWNNIRLWNDYEKKTNIHVKWDTVQTETLKEKRNLLLAGNDYPEMFYASAFSRSDLLKYGKQGAFLPLNDLIDKYAPNFKAMMDKYPIIAKGITMPDGNIYGLPTIYDPEFKSVLYGTPWVKQEWLDKLGLKQPETLDDFYNMLKAFKEKDPNGNNQKDEIAWGAVGTSGIVNYLRGSFGLNNHGTSNINVDTDPETGKLRFIPSDPRYKELLQFVNKLYKDGLIEQDIVSVKSTEVDSKGVQGLLGVSDSVDPVAIYNQKGYVGLSVLKGPHGDQQFSAYGSPLGNIGMFVLTDKAKHPEAMMRWVDYFYSDEGIKQFFMGWKDETYTEDARGNVDYTDEIKNNPKGLTLDQAVGQYLIWPGGYYPGFVKQKFFKGAEGMPTSVENAKKAEPYVLSQDQIWPPFNFTQDEQSELTTIQTDIDAYVLEMKDKFITGNESFDNWDKYVAALEKMGVERYKAIYQSAAERYAKP; translated from the coding sequence ATGAAGGGTAACAAAAGGGGGAAAATACTGCTCGCTTGTATGGTCACCATTACCGTTCTGGCGGGCTGCAGCTCTACGAAATCGGCTGACTCGGGAGGTGGCAAGGCGCAGGATGCATCGGAGGCCAAAATCAATCCAACCGGTTTTCCGATTATGAATGAGAGCACGACAGTGAGCGGCTTTGCGGCCAAATTTTTTGCCAATGCAGACTGGAACAATATCAGGCTGTGGAATGATTACGAAAAGAAGACGAATATCCATGTGAAGTGGGATACCGTACAAACGGAAACGTTAAAGGAAAAACGGAATTTGCTGCTCGCTGGCAATGATTATCCGGAAATGTTTTATGCTTCGGCGTTTTCAAGGTCCGATCTGCTAAAGTACGGCAAACAGGGAGCGTTCCTTCCATTGAATGATCTCATAGACAAGTATGCGCCTAACTTTAAAGCCATGATGGACAAATACCCGATTATAGCCAAGGGTATCACCATGCCGGACGGGAATATATATGGCCTGCCGACCATTTATGATCCGGAGTTCAAATCCGTTCTGTATGGTACGCCTTGGGTGAAGCAAGAATGGCTGGATAAGCTCGGACTGAAGCAGCCGGAGACGCTTGATGATTTTTATAACATGCTGAAAGCATTTAAGGAAAAAGATCCGAACGGCAACAATCAGAAGGATGAAATTGCTTGGGGTGCTGTCGGTACATCGGGGATCGTCAATTATCTGAGAGGCTCATTTGGATTGAACAATCATGGTACATCCAATATCAATGTGGATACGGATCCTGAGACGGGCAAGCTGCGCTTTATTCCTTCCGACCCGCGCTATAAAGAGCTGCTGCAATTTGTGAATAAGCTCTACAAGGATGGACTGATTGAACAGGATATCGTATCGGTCAAAAGTACAGAAGTGGATTCCAAAGGAGTGCAAGGACTTCTAGGTGTGTCTGACAGCGTAGATCCGGTAGCTATTTATAACCAGAAGGGCTATGTAGGACTGTCCGTATTAAAAGGTCCGCATGGCGATCAGCAGTTTAGCGCCTATGGATCCCCGCTTGGTAACATTGGCATGTTCGTACTGACGGATAAGGCAAAACATCCGGAAGCGATGATGCGTTGGGTGGACTATTTCTATAGCGATGAAGGTATCAAACAGTTTTTCATGGGCTGGAAGGATGAAACCTATACGGAGGATGCAAGAGGGAACGTTGATTATACGGATGAAATTAAGAACAACCCGAAAGGTCTTACCCTGGACCAAGCCGTTGGACAGTATCTCATTTGGCCAGGCGGTTACTACCCGGGCTTTGTCAAACAGAAATTCTTTAAAGGTGCGGAAGGCATGCCTACTTCTGTAGAGAACGCCAAGAAAGCCGAGCCTTATGTCCTGTCGCAGGATCAAATCTGGCCGCCGTTTAACTTTACGCAGGATGAACAAAGTGAGCTGACAACGATTCAGACCGACATTGACGCCTATGTGCTGGAAATGAAGGATAAATTCATTACAGGCAACGAGTCGTTTGATAACTGGGACAAATATGTGGCTGCGCTCGAAAAAATGGGTGTAGAGCGATACAAGGCCATCTATCAATCCGCCGCAGAACGTTATGCCAAGCCATAA
- a CDS encoding Gfo/Idh/MocA family protein, with protein sequence MNQLTAVLIGAGSRGAGGYARYALDYPHELTFVAVAEADPLRRAGFAEKHDIPPERCYESWEPLLQEPRLADIAIICTQDQMHYGPAMLALHQKYHVMLEKPMSPSPEECLDMERTASEQDRLLTICHVLRYTPFWSMIKKVIQEGRIGEIVSIQLNENVGYWHIAHSFVRGNWNNSNTSSPMILSKSCHDMDVLSWLMDRPCLRVSSFGSLKYFHEGSAPEGSGDRCLECAVEPTCAYSAPRFYLSDQYKGWAGHFTPELTRSNIIKGLQETDYGRCVFRSDNNVVDHQVVNMEFEGGATAMFSMCGFTYEQERRIQIMGTQGELRGEEDHITLYDFLTQQKTTIEIPSQSSGHGGGDSGIVRDFLNQVRGYNGQESLTSASASVRSHMIAFAAETSRLNGGQAIVLNDYMSKLISAESVPSD encoded by the coding sequence ATGAACCAACTTACAGCTGTTTTAATCGGAGCGGGATCGAGAGGCGCGGGAGGTTATGCCAGATACGCGCTGGATTATCCGCATGAGCTTACATTTGTTGCGGTAGCAGAGGCTGATCCGCTTCGCCGGGCAGGTTTTGCCGAAAAGCATGACATTCCGCCCGAGCGATGTTATGAATCCTGGGAGCCGCTGCTCCAGGAGCCCCGGCTTGCTGATATAGCCATCATTTGTACGCAGGATCAAATGCATTACGGTCCCGCTATGCTGGCTCTTCATCAGAAATACCATGTAATGCTGGAAAAGCCGATGTCACCCTCACCTGAAGAATGTCTGGATATGGAGCGAACTGCCAGTGAACAGGACCGTCTGCTCACGATCTGTCACGTGCTCAGGTATACACCTTTTTGGAGCATGATCAAAAAGGTGATCCAGGAAGGCCGGATTGGTGAAATTGTCTCCATCCAGTTGAATGAGAATGTAGGGTACTGGCATATTGCTCATAGTTTTGTGCGCGGAAACTGGAATAATTCGAATACTTCAAGTCCTATGATTCTGTCCAAATCCTGTCATGACATGGATGTGCTCTCCTGGCTCATGGACCGACCATGCCTTCGGGTCAGCTCATTTGGATCCCTGAAATATTTTCATGAAGGGAGTGCACCGGAGGGTTCGGGAGACCGTTGCCTGGAATGTGCCGTAGAACCAACATGTGCTTACTCTGCTCCCCGTTTTTATCTTAGTGATCAATACAAGGGATGGGCTGGGCATTTTACACCGGAGCTTACAAGGTCTAATATCATCAAAGGTTTACAGGAAACGGACTATGGGCGTTGTGTATTCCGAAGTGACAATAATGTTGTAGACCATCAGGTGGTAAACATGGAGTTTGAAGGCGGGGCTACAGCGATGTTCAGTATGTGCGGATTTACCTATGAACAGGAAAGAAGAATACAGATCATGGGTACCCAGGGCGAGCTGCGCGGAGAAGAGGATCATATTACGCTATATGATTTTTTGACCCAGCAGAAAACAACCATTGAGATTCCGTCCCAATCCAGCGGACATGGGGGCGGAGACAGCGGGATCGTCCGGGATTTCCTGAACCAGGTACGCGGTTATAACGGTCAGGAGAGCTTAACGTCTGCTTCGGCTTCAGTGCGCAGCCATATGATTGCGTTTGCTGCAGAAACCTCGCGTTTGAATGGCGGGCAAGCGATTGTGCTGAATGATTACATGAGTAAATTGATATCTGCTGAGTCTGTTCCTAGCGACTGA
- a CDS encoding AraC family transcriptional regulator produces the protein MRKLSDITPHVGDFMHYLYDGSSNEQLRAGSVYAMHLFLDGPGEMEIEGMMYPIERFTLVFLRPTQPHAFRISPKHPLPSLNIYFDLWDNQHPASLNRSFIYAPHEFSFDLMSEEQECDELKQLPSVFSLRDHPQLLDTFMMMTRSISDFKYYQSETANSFMYVWILSWFNALHVKQPSDFRILRLLDYLNNHPEQGQSIETWSDYCGLKRTYFHELFLRETGLTPKAYHHELVMKRAANMIRETDLSVTAIAEKLKYSSIHPFSRHFNDFFGISPSQYRIRHRRI, from the coding sequence ATGAGAAAATTATCCGATATTACACCCCATGTGGGTGATTTCATGCATTATCTATATGATGGAAGTTCTAACGAGCAACTAAGAGCCGGGAGTGTATATGCGATGCATTTATTTTTGGATGGTCCAGGGGAGATGGAGATCGAAGGAATGATGTATCCGATTGAGCGGTTCACGCTTGTTTTTCTTCGTCCCACTCAGCCGCATGCTTTTCGTATTTCACCTAAACATCCCCTTCCATCGCTAAATATCTATTTTGATCTATGGGATAACCAGCATCCCGCTTCTTTGAACCGTTCTTTCATCTATGCGCCTCATGAATTCAGCTTTGATCTTATGTCCGAAGAACAGGAATGTGACGAACTAAAGCAGCTGCCCAGCGTGTTTAGTTTGCGAGATCATCCGCAGTTATTAGATACCTTTATGATGATGACCCGATCCATCAGTGATTTCAAATATTATCAAAGTGAAACGGCTAACAGCTTCATGTATGTCTGGATCCTCTCCTGGTTTAATGCGCTTCATGTTAAACAGCCAAGTGATTTCCGCATTCTCCGTCTGCTTGATTATTTGAATAATCATCCGGAGCAGGGACAATCGATTGAGACATGGTCAGATTATTGTGGATTGAAACGGACATATTTTCATGAGCTGTTTCTAAGGGAAACAGGACTCACGCCGAAAGCCTACCACCATGAGCTTGTCATGAAACGGGCCGCGAATATGATCCGGGAGACGGACTTAAGCGTCACAGCCATTGCCGAAAAGCTCAAGTATTCCTCGATTCATCCATTTTCCAGGCACTTCAATGACTTCTTTGGCATTTCTCCAAGTCAATACCGGATAAGACACCGCCGGATTTGA
- a CDS encoding alpha-L-fucosidase: protein MNQNELVQRQQWFVNQRFGMFIHFNSATFQFADTEMEDWEYGHENNNEPRRYIFEPKDWNPAELDCAQWARAAKSAGMKFAAMTAKHHEGFDLWPSKYTDHCVKNATDQRDVVQEYLTAFRNEGIEAGLYFSMLDLHHQINRKKCTPEDKEFIKNQLEELLTSYGDIPFLIIDGWNAHWGGPNYDDLPFEEIDEWVKKLQPGCLLMNISCETNLNHTDIVFYENAAGQEVDETFTGPGASCNILTKTWFWRTTDTTMELRTADWVMDKIHDSNKHNVSFLLNGAPNQRGLLDKNVLERFKEVGSRYVQAPELTEIPEGWMYRA, encoded by the coding sequence ATGAACCAGAATGAATTAGTACAAAGACAACAGTGGTTTGTTAATCAGAGATTTGGGATGTTTATTCATTTTAACAGCGCGACGTTTCAGTTCGCCGATACCGAAATGGAAGATTGGGAATATGGACATGAAAATAATAACGAACCCCGCAGATACATATTTGAACCTAAAGATTGGAACCCGGCAGAGCTGGACTGTGCACAGTGGGCTCGGGCTGCCAAATCGGCAGGGATGAAGTTCGCAGCTATGACAGCAAAGCATCATGAAGGATTTGATTTGTGGCCAAGCAAGTATACGGATCATTGCGTTAAGAATGCCACCGATCAAAGAGATGTCGTACAGGAGTATCTGACTGCTTTTCGAAATGAAGGAATTGAAGCGGGATTGTATTTCTCCATGCTGGATCTGCATCATCAGATCAACCGGAAAAAGTGCACTCCTGAAGACAAGGAGTTCATCAAAAATCAATTAGAAGAACTACTGACAAGTTACGGTGACATTCCGTTTCTTATTATTGACGGTTGGAATGCGCATTGGGGCGGTCCGAATTATGATGATCTCCCTTTTGAGGAAATCGATGAATGGGTGAAGAAGCTGCAGCCCGGATGTTTGCTCATGAATATCAGCTGTGAAACCAATTTGAACCACACAGATATTGTTTTTTATGAAAATGCGGCCGGACAGGAAGTAGATGAGACTTTCACCGGTCCAGGTGCAAGCTGCAATATTTTAACGAAAACCTGGTTTTGGCGAACGACGGACACGACGATGGAATTGAGAACGGCTGATTGGGTAATGGATAAAATTCATGATTCGAATAAGCATAATGTATCGTTTTTATTGAATGGAGCGCCCAATCAGCGAGGTCTGTTAGACAAAAATGTTTTGGAACGCTTTAAAGAAGTCGGGTCGAGATACGTACAGGCTCCTGAACTCACGGAGATTCCTGAGGGCTGGATGTATAGAGCTTAA
- a CDS encoding helix-turn-helix transcriptional regulator, translating to MTYYTGINHCNGEEEIIIKLTSRQLEILDIIKKHAPITSEQIAEMLNLTRPTIRSDLSILVSLDYIDAKPKVGYFPGTRRITEDENKQNLFDMKVGDIHGVPVIVRETTTIHDAVVTLFLENVGHLIVTDEEGKLVGIVSRKDMLKVTLGNAAASAMPVSFIMTRRANVVTVSPEDSVMEAARKIITHQIDSLPVVVPVSSGQDGDVNVVGRISKTNIIRKLLEMLAED from the coding sequence ATGACGTATTATACAGGAATAAATCATTGCAACGGAGAGGAGGAAATCATTATTAAGCTGACTTCCCGTCAATTGGAAATTTTGGATATCATCAAGAAGCATGCTCCAATAACGAGCGAACAAATCGCTGAAATGCTGAATTTAACCCGTCCAACCATCAGGTCCGATCTGTCTATCCTGGTTAGTCTGGATTATATCGACGCTAAACCTAAAGTCGGATATTTTCCAGGAACCCGAAGAATAACGGAAGATGAGAATAAGCAGAATCTGTTTGATATGAAGGTTGGCGATATTCACGGTGTTCCTGTCATTGTCCGCGAAACGACAACAATACATGATGCGGTGGTGACCTTGTTTCTGGAAAATGTAGGCCATCTCATTGTCACCGATGAAGAAGGGAAGCTCGTAGGGATTGTATCGCGTAAAGATATGCTAAAGGTGACACTCGGCAATGCCGCTGCATCCGCCATGCCAGTGAGCTTTATCATGACACGGAGAGCTAATGTTGTGACTGTATCTCCTGAGGACTCTGTTATGGAGGCAGCGCGAAAGATTATTACGCATCAGATCGACAGCCTGCCGGTCGTGGTACCTGTGTCCTCCGGGCAGGATGGGGACGTTAATGTGGTTGGACGGATTTCCAAAACCAATATCATCAGAAAATTACTTGAAATGCTCGCAGAGGATTAG
- a CDS encoding pyruvate, water dikinase regulatory protein, producing MKQASTRVIAICSDAIGETAEAVALATLRQFELTNTEIKRIMNVRHEDEITRLMEEVSSRGGMVIYTIVQPELREAIKEESIRLHVRTVDIMGPMMQAVIDTFNDTPKRLPGLLHRLDEDYFRRIEAVEFAVNNDDGKDVGAVLKADIILLGVSRVSKTPLSIFLAHKGKKVVNYPVVPELTPPAQLREVYNGKIFGLTIDAQQLVKIRSERLKALGLPVDVHYASLVRVQDELKYAQSLYDSLGCPVIDVTDKAIEETAGLIMQHF from the coding sequence ATGAAACAGGCGTCAACTCGTGTTATAGCCATTTGCTCGGATGCGATCGGCGAGACTGCAGAAGCAGTGGCCTTGGCGACCCTTCGACAGTTTGAGCTAACCAACACAGAAATCAAACGAATCATGAACGTTCGGCATGAAGACGAGATTACACGGTTAATGGAGGAAGTATCCAGCCGTGGAGGCATGGTGATTTACACCATCGTTCAACCGGAACTTAGAGAAGCCATAAAGGAAGAATCTATTCGGCTTCATGTCCGCACCGTCGATATCATGGGCCCAATGATGCAGGCTGTGATAGACACATTTAACGATACTCCAAAACGGTTACCGGGACTCCTTCACAGACTAGATGAAGACTATTTCCGCAGAATCGAAGCCGTTGAATTTGCAGTCAACAACGATGACGGCAAGGATGTCGGCGCTGTTCTTAAAGCGGATATTATTCTGCTTGGCGTATCGCGGGTGTCGAAAACACCGTTATCGATATTTCTCGCTCATAAAGGGAAGAAGGTCGTTAACTATCCTGTTGTACCAGAACTGACACCACCTGCCCAATTACGGGAAGTTTACAACGGCAAAATATTCGGATTGACGATCGATGCGCAGCAGTTGGTTAAAATCCGTTCCGAGCGTCTCAAGGCTTTGGGACTTCCGGTGGATGTCCACTATGCCTCGTTAGTTCGAGTACAGGATGAACTGAAATATGCGCAATCATTATACGATTCTTTAGGGTGCCCTGTCATAGATGTGACAGATAAGGCCATTGAAGAAACCGCAGGACTTATTATGCAGCATTTTTAA